Proteins encoded together in one Corynebacterium liangguodongii window:
- a CDS encoding Fur family transcriptional regulator — MPTSSAPTPSTPKGHAPAPKLGVRNTWQRAAIVSVLRDIDKFVSAREIHETLHERGEKVGLTTVYRTLQSLSEVEAVDVLQNKDGESLYRHCLTEHHHHHLVCTICGRSEEIEGGPVEKWAQLVAQRYGYELVGHDAEVFGVCRACQEAQRTQAGER; from the coding sequence ATGCCTACTTCCTCAGCACCAACCCCCTCGACCCCGAAGGGCCACGCCCCCGCCCCGAAGTTGGGTGTGCGCAACACCTGGCAACGCGCCGCCATCGTCTCCGTGCTACGGGACATTGACAAGTTCGTCTCCGCCCGCGAGATCCACGAGACGCTGCACGAGCGCGGGGAGAAGGTCGGCCTGACCACGGTCTACCGCACCCTGCAGTCGCTCTCCGAGGTCGAGGCGGTCGACGTGTTGCAAAACAAAGACGGCGAGTCCCTCTACCGCCACTGCCTCACCGAGCACCACCACCACCACCTCGTGTGCACCATCTGCGGGCGCAGCGAGGAGATCGAGGGCGGCCCGGTGGAGAAGTGGGCCCAGCTCGTCGCGCAGCGCTACGGCTACGAGCTCGTCGGGCACGACGCAGAGGTCTTCGGCGTGTGCCGCGCCTGCCAGGAGGCCCAGCGGACCCAAGCGGGCGAGCGTTGA
- a CDS encoding isoprenyl transferase: protein MAAPDIAPEFIPRHIAVVMDGNGRWAQARGLKRTEGHKRGEAVLMDCVDACIELGGVEWLSAYAFSTENWRRSHEEVRFLMGFSREVLRNRRDELNDKNVRIVWAGRRPRLWRTVIRELEAAEELTQDNTGVTLVMCVNYGGRAEIVDGARSLVDAAARGLIRPSDITESTFSDWLYRPDMPDVDLFLRPSGEQRTSNFLLWQSAYAEMVYQDKLWPDFTKQDLFDAVLEYARRDRRFGSA, encoded by the coding sequence ATGGCCGCACCCGATATCGCCCCCGAGTTCATCCCCCGCCACATCGCCGTCGTCATGGACGGCAACGGCAGGTGGGCCCAGGCCCGCGGACTCAAGCGCACGGAGGGGCACAAGCGGGGCGAGGCCGTGCTCATGGACTGCGTCGATGCGTGCATCGAGCTCGGCGGGGTGGAATGGCTCTCCGCGTACGCGTTTTCCACGGAGAACTGGCGCCGCAGCCACGAGGAGGTGCGCTTCCTCATGGGCTTCTCACGCGAGGTGCTGCGCAACCGCCGTGACGAGCTCAATGACAAAAACGTGCGCATCGTGTGGGCGGGCCGCCGCCCCCGCCTCTGGCGGACCGTGATCCGCGAGCTCGAGGCCGCTGAGGAGCTCACGCAGGATAACACCGGGGTGACGCTGGTGATGTGCGTCAACTACGGCGGCAGGGCCGAAATCGTCGACGGCGCGCGCTCGCTTGTCGACGCCGCAGCGCGAGGCCTCATCCGCCCCAGCGACATCACGGAGTCGACGTTTTCGGACTGGCTCTACAGGCCCGACATGCCCGACGTCGACCTGTTTTTGCGCCCCTCAGGAGAACAGCGCACCTCGAACTTCCTGCTCTGGCAATCCGCCTACGCGGAGATGGTCTACCAGGACAAGCTCTGGCCCGACTTTACGAAGCAGGACCTCTTCGACGCGGTGCTGGAATACGCGCGGCGCGACCGCCGCTTCGGCAGCGCCTAG
- the recO gene encoding DNA repair protein RecO codes for MASRASYRDRALVIRTYDFGEADRIVVLLTRCHGLVRAVAKGVRKTRSRFGSRIQPFVDLDVQLYPGRNLATITAADTVGYFASRIIEDFERYAAGCAVLETAERLAYAEQGSALFDATSAALADLQRADSHPTLVLDAFILRATEQAGWGVSLFDCANCQAPGPHRAFNAALGGAVCSACRPLGSADVDPETLHVMWLLQHGHPAETEAVAEVHRLTTAHLQWHLEAALKSLRIMEQA; via the coding sequence TTGGCTTCTAGGGCAAGCTACCGCGACCGTGCGCTGGTGATCCGCACGTACGACTTTGGCGAGGCAGACCGCATCGTGGTCCTGCTCACCCGCTGCCACGGCCTCGTGCGCGCCGTGGCCAAGGGGGTGCGAAAGACCCGCTCGCGCTTCGGGTCGAGGATCCAGCCGTTCGTCGACCTAGACGTACAGCTCTACCCGGGCCGCAACCTCGCCACCATCACCGCGGCGGACACGGTTGGCTACTTCGCCAGCCGCATCATCGAGGATTTCGAGCGCTACGCCGCCGGCTGTGCGGTGTTGGAAACGGCGGAACGCCTCGCCTACGCCGAGCAGGGCAGCGCGCTTTTCGACGCCACCAGCGCCGCCCTCGCAGACCTCCAGCGCGCGGATTCCCACCCCACCCTCGTGCTCGACGCCTTCATCCTCCGCGCGACGGAGCAGGCCGGCTGGGGCGTGAGCCTGTTTGACTGCGCAAACTGCCAGGCACCCGGCCCACACCGGGCGTTTAACGCCGCGCTGGGCGGGGCCGTGTGCAGTGCCTGCCGCCCGCTCGGTTCGGCGGACGTCGACCCGGAGACCCTGCACGTGATGTGGCTTCTGCAGCACGGCCACCCGGCAGAGACGGAGGCCGTCGCCGAGGTACACCGGCTTACCACCGCTCACCTGCAGTGGCACCTCGAGGCGGCGCTGAAAAGCCTGCGCATAATGGAGCAGGCGTAG
- the era gene encoding GTPase Era — translation MDFNAPEGFRSGFVSFVGRPNTGKSTLTNALVGEKIAIMADQPETTRHPIRGIINREDAQVIVVDTPGVHRPRTLLGERLNDVVKDTFADVDVIGLTIPADEKIGPGDRYILEQIRSVKPNTPIIGIVTKLDKAGKDTVGERLLELHELLGPDSEVVPVSATEKIQLDVLLDILIQALPEGPMFYPEGHVTDEDTETRISELIREEALQGLREELPHSVAVQVDEMHPDPDNPQRLNIYAVMYLERPGQKSIIEGPGGRRLSGIVHRARKQIIELLGQNVFLDLRIKVLKNWQSDPKALGRLGF, via the coding sequence ATGGACTTCAACGCGCCCGAGGGTTTCCGCTCCGGCTTTGTCAGCTTCGTCGGCCGCCCCAACACGGGTAAGTCGACGTTGACGAACGCGCTGGTGGGGGAGAAGATCGCGATTATGGCGGACCAGCCGGAGACGACGCGGCACCCGATCCGCGGCATTATCAACCGCGAGGATGCGCAGGTCATTGTCGTTGATACGCCGGGCGTGCACCGCCCGCGCACGCTGCTCGGCGAGCGGCTCAACGACGTGGTAAAGGATACCTTTGCCGACGTCGACGTCATCGGGCTGACCATCCCCGCCGATGAGAAGATCGGCCCCGGGGACCGCTACATCCTGGAGCAGATCCGCTCGGTCAAGCCGAACACGCCGATCATCGGTATCGTTACCAAGCTGGATAAGGCCGGCAAGGACACCGTCGGCGAGCGCCTTCTTGAGCTCCACGAGCTGCTCGGCCCAGACTCGGAGGTCGTGCCCGTCTCCGCAACCGAAAAGATCCAGCTCGACGTGCTGCTCGACATCCTGATCCAGGCACTGCCTGAAGGCCCGATGTTCTACCCGGAGGGCCACGTCACCGACGAAGACACCGAGACGCGCATCTCCGAGCTCATCCGCGAAGAAGCGCTCCAGGGCCTGCGCGAGGAGCTGCCGCACTCGGTGGCCGTGCAGGTCGATGAGATGCACCCGGATCCGGACAACCCGCAGCGCCTCAACATCTACGCGGTGATGTACCTCGAGCGGCCCGGCCAGAAGAGCATTATCGAGGGCCCGGGCGGGCGCAGGCTCTCCGGCATCGTGCACCGCGCGCGCAAGCAGATCATCGAGCTGCTCGGCCAAAACGTCTTCCTCGACCTGCGCATCAAGGTGCTCAAGAACTGGCAATCCGACCCGAAGGCGCTGGGCAGGCTTGGCTTCTAG
- the pdxY gene encoding pyridoxal kinase PdxY gives MNILSIQSAVAYGHVGNSAAVFPLQRIGHEVWPVYTVNYSNHTGYGAWRGPIIPAADVAAVIDGIDERGALSRVDAILSGYQGGDDIADVIIDAVARVKAANPSALYACDPVMGNAKSGCFVADTIPPLLRDRVVPVADIITPNQFELGYLTGREATDLASTLDAVEAAREIGPRTVLVTSVERPEADPVNVLEMIVVDDAGKWIVKTPRLPFKRNGSGDVTAALFTGHYLRTRDAADALARTASSVFDLLEVTYQAGAPELKLVETQDAFADPRMQFEVEAL, from the coding sequence ATGAACATCCTCTCGATCCAGTCGGCGGTGGCCTACGGGCACGTCGGCAACTCGGCGGCGGTCTTCCCGCTCCAGCGCATCGGCCACGAGGTGTGGCCGGTCTACACCGTGAACTACTCCAACCACACCGGTTACGGTGCCTGGCGGGGCCCGATTATCCCCGCCGCTGACGTCGCGGCAGTGATCGATGGCATCGATGAGCGCGGGGCGCTCTCGCGTGTCGACGCCATCTTGTCCGGCTACCAGGGCGGCGACGACATCGCCGACGTCATCATCGACGCGGTGGCCCGCGTCAAGGCCGCCAACCCGTCGGCCCTCTACGCCTGCGACCCGGTGATGGGCAACGCGAAGTCGGGCTGCTTCGTGGCCGATACCATCCCGCCGCTGCTGCGCGACCGCGTCGTCCCCGTGGCCGACATCATCACCCCGAACCAGTTCGAGTTGGGATACCTCACCGGCCGCGAGGCGACGGACCTCGCCTCTACGCTCGACGCGGTTGAGGCGGCCCGCGAGATCGGCCCGCGCACCGTACTGGTGACCTCGGTGGAACGCCCGGAGGCCGACCCTGTCAATGTCCTGGAGATGATCGTGGTGGACGATGCCGGCAAGTGGATCGTGAAAACCCCGCGCCTGCCTTTCAAGCGCAATGGTTCGGGCGACGTCACCGCCGCCTTATTCACGGGGCACTACCTGCGCACCCGGGATGCCGCCGATGCGCTGGCGCGCACGGCGTCGTCTGTGTTCGATCTGCTGGAGGTGACGTACCAGGCGGGAGCGCCCGAGCTTAAGCTCGTGGAGACGCAGGACGCCTTCGCGGACCCGCGGATGCAGTTTGAGGTCGAGGCCCTCTAA